From a region of the Alnus glutinosa chromosome 1, dhAlnGlut1.1, whole genome shotgun sequence genome:
- the LOC133877268 gene encoding uncharacterized protein LOC133877268, with protein MATSKMVMASLTHCRALTCASTASASASYPARLVPHPPDLIKWVRREGGFVHPSVKIAQDDTTGLGLIVSGEIPRGSDLIALPDHIPLRFESDGGRGLDSVLANLAHQVPEELWAMKLGLKLLQERAKAGSFWWPYISNLPETYSVPIFFPGEDIKNLQYAPLLHQVNKRCRFLLDFEQDVRHALQNLEPDDHPFGGQNVDASSLGWAMSAVSSRAFRLHGKKLPDGTHSNVPMMLPLIDMCNHSFNPNSRIVQEQDAGILVKVVAETVIKENESLVLNYGCLNNDLFLLDYGFVIPSNPNDNIELKYDGALLDAASMAAGVSSPNFSAPAPWQQKFLSQLNLDGEAPLLKVSLGGEELVEGRLLAALRVLLASDMETVHKHDLNTLKSLSAEAPLGIANEVAAFRTVIALCVIALGHFPTKIMEDESLLKKEGVLGSTELAIQFRMQKKSVIIDVMRDLTRRVKLLSLKEAAAAKC; from the exons ATGGCTACCTCAAAGATGGTGATGGCTTCGCTAACCCACTGCCGCGCTCTCACGTGCGCCTCCACGGCCTCAGCGTCAGCCTCTTACCCTGCGCGCCTGGTGCCGCACCCACCAGACCTCATCAAGTGGGTCAGGAGGGAAGGTGGCTTCGTGCACCCGTCGGTGAAGATAGCTCAGGACGACACCACCGGTCTTGGACTCATTGTCTCTGGAGAAATTCCAAGAGGGTCCGACCTTATTGCCCTTCCTGATCACATACCCTTGAGGTTTGAATCGGATGGTGGACGTGGGCTTGACTCTGTCTTGGCCAATTTGGCTCACCAAGTTCCCG AGGAACTGTGGGCAATGAAATTGGGTTTGAAGCTTCTGCAAGAAAGAGCAAAGGCTGGGTCCTTCTGGTGGCCATACATCAGCAATCTCCCTGAAACTTACAGTGTACCCATCTTCTTTCCTGGGGAGGATATAAAGAACTTGCAGTATGCTCCTCTTCTTCACCAG GTAAACAAGAGATGCCGGTTTCTTCTCGACTTTGAGCAAGATGTCAGACATGCTCTTCAAAATCTGGAACCAGATGATCACCCTTTTGGTGGCCAAAATGTAGATGCATCTTCCCTAGGATGGGCAATGTCAGCCGTCTCTTCAAGGGCATTTCGTTTGCATGGTAAAAAGCTCCCAGATGGAACCCACAGTAATGTCCCCATGATGCTTCCTCTCATCGATATGTGCAACCATAGCTTCAATCCAAATTCCCGAATAGTTCAGGAACAAGATGCCGGGATACTAGTAAAG GTTGTAGCAGAAACAGTGATCAAAGAAAATGAATCTTTAGTACTTAATTATGGCTGTTTAAACAATGATCTTTTCCTGCTGGATTATGGATTTGTGATACCTTCAAACCCCAATGACAATATCGAACTCAAATATGACGGTGCTCTGTTGGATGCTGCAAGCATGGCTGCCGGAGTTTCTTCGCCCAACTTCTCTGCTCCAGCTCCATGGCAGCAAAAGTTTTTATCCCAGCTTAATTTAGATGGAGAAGCTCCTCTTCTCAAG GTCAGCTTAGGAGGTGAAGAGTTGGTGGAGGGACGCTTGTTGGCAGCCTTAAGAGTACTCCTTGCGAGCGATATGGAAACAGTGCATAAGCATGATTTGAACACGCTTAAATCTTTGTCAGCTGAAGCTCCTCTTGGTATTGCAAACGAAGTAGCTGCTTTCCGCACCGTTATCGCGCTCTGTGTGATTGCGTTAGGACACTTCCCAACCAAAATAATGGAGGATGAATCCCTATTGAAAAAAGAGGGCGTCTTGGGTTCAACCGAGTTGGCCATCCAGTTCAGAATGCAGAAGAAATCTGTGATTATAGATGTGATGAGAGATCTGACAAGGAGGGTGAAGTTACTATCGTTGAAGGAAGCCGCGGCAGCAAAATGCTAA